A stretch of Streptomyces vietnamensis DNA encodes these proteins:
- a CDS encoding sugar porter family MFS transporter translates to MTSTEKAPTPPPSEGRAAHPDHLGHVIFITASAAMGGFLFGYDSSVINGAVEAIRDRYSIGSGTLAQVIAIALIGCAIGAATAGRIADRIGRIRCMQISAVLFAVSAVGSALPFALWDLALWRIIGGFAIGMASVIGPAYIAEVAPAAYRGRLGSFQQAAIVIGIAISQLVNYGILQLADGDQRGEIGGIEAWQWMLGVMVVPALLYGMLSFAIPESPRFLISVGKVDRAKEVLAEVEGHGVDLDHRVAEIDQAMRSEHKSTFRDLLVVGSRFKLLPIVWVGIGLSVFQQLVGINVAFYYSATLWQSVGIDPSSSFFYSFTTSIINIIGTVIAMVLVDRVGRKPLALVGSVGMAIALAFEAWAFSADLVDGKLPETQGVVALVAAHVFVLFFALSWGVVVWVFLGEMFPNRIRAAALGVAASAQWIANWAITASFPSLADWNLSGTYVIYTIFAVLSIPFVLRYVRETKGKALEEMG, encoded by the coding sequence GTGACCAGCACCGAGAAGGCGCCCACGCCGCCACCTTCCGAAGGCCGAGCCGCTCACCCGGACCACCTCGGCCACGTCATCTTCATCACGGCCTCCGCCGCGATGGGCGGCTTCCTCTTCGGCTACGACAGCTCCGTCATCAACGGCGCCGTCGAGGCGATCCGCGACCGCTACTCCATCGGCTCCGGCACCCTCGCGCAGGTCATCGCCATCGCCCTGATCGGCTGCGCCATCGGCGCCGCCACCGCCGGCCGGATCGCCGACCGCATCGGCCGCATCCGCTGCATGCAGATCTCCGCGGTGCTCTTCGCCGTCAGCGCCGTCGGCTCCGCACTGCCCTTCGCCCTCTGGGACCTCGCCCTCTGGCGGATCATCGGCGGCTTCGCCATCGGCATGGCCTCCGTCATCGGCCCCGCGTACATCGCCGAGGTCGCCCCCGCCGCCTACCGCGGCCGCCTCGGCTCCTTCCAGCAGGCCGCGATCGTCATCGGCATCGCCATCTCCCAGCTGGTCAACTACGGCATCCTCCAGCTCGCCGACGGCGACCAGCGCGGCGAGATCGGCGGCATCGAGGCCTGGCAGTGGATGCTCGGAGTGATGGTCGTCCCCGCCCTCCTCTACGGCATGCTGTCCTTCGCGATCCCCGAGTCCCCCCGCTTCCTCATCTCCGTCGGGAAGGTCGACCGGGCCAAGGAGGTCCTCGCCGAGGTCGAGGGCCACGGCGTCGACCTCGACCACCGCGTCGCCGAGATCGACCAGGCCATGCGCAGCGAGCACAAGTCCACCTTCAGGGACCTGCTCGTCGTCGGCAGCAGGTTCAAGCTCCTGCCCATCGTCTGGGTCGGCATCGGACTCTCGGTCTTCCAGCAGCTCGTCGGCATCAACGTCGCCTTCTACTACTCCGCGACGCTGTGGCAGTCCGTCGGCATCGACCCGTCCAGCTCGTTCTTCTACTCGTTCACCACGTCGATCATCAACATCATCGGCACCGTGATCGCGATGGTCCTGGTCGACCGCGTCGGCCGCAAGCCGCTCGCCCTCGTCGGCTCCGTCGGCATGGCGATCGCCCTCGCCTTCGAGGCCTGGGCCTTCTCCGCCGACCTCGTCGACGGCAAGCTGCCCGAGACCCAGGGCGTCGTGGCCCTCGTCGCCGCCCACGTCTTCGTGCTCTTCTTCGCCCTCTCGTGGGGCGTGGTGGTCTGGGTCTTCCTCGGCGAGATGTTCCCCAACCGGATCCGCGCCGCCGCCCTCGGCGTCGCCGCCTCCGCCCAGTGGATCGCCAACTGGGCCATCACCGCCAGCTTCCCGTCCCTCGCGGACTGGAACCTCTCCGGCACCTACGTGATCTACACGATCTTCGCCGTGCTCTCGATCCCCTTCGTGCTCAGGTACGTCAGGGAGACGAAGGGCAAGGCGTTGGAGGAGATGGGCTAA
- a CDS encoding LLM class flavin-dependent oxidoreductase, whose amino-acid sequence MPFSVVRFNLVDPRATPDSLSERYRAALAMAAYADGHGVDTVQTEEHHGVENNWLPSPFAFAGAVFGATKRIAVTVSAIIGPLHDPLRLAEDIAVLDLLSGGRLVTVAGIGYRPEEYEERGVDWGRRGKLQDLLLETLLTAWTGEPFTYRGRTVRVTPRPFTRPHPLLLVGGSSRAAARRAARLGLPFFPSAHLPELETYYREQCAEYGTEGWTMMPAKETPLLHLSEDPDRTWAEHGEHFLHEARTYASWQSKDIRSAVRSAATTVAELRAEGVYRVVTPEECVALGLESLVLHPLCGGMPVEEGWRSLRLFCEGVLPRLAA is encoded by the coding sequence ATGCCGTTCAGCGTCGTACGGTTCAACCTCGTCGATCCCCGTGCGACCCCGGACTCCCTCTCGGAGCGCTACCGGGCCGCGCTCGCCATGGCCGCGTACGCCGACGGGCACGGCGTCGACACCGTGCAGACCGAGGAGCACCACGGGGTCGAGAACAACTGGCTGCCCTCCCCCTTCGCCTTCGCGGGCGCGGTGTTCGGGGCGACGAAACGCATCGCCGTCACCGTCTCGGCGATCATCGGGCCGCTGCACGATCCGCTGCGCCTGGCCGAGGACATCGCGGTCCTGGACCTGCTGAGCGGGGGCCGGCTCGTGACGGTGGCCGGGATCGGCTACCGGCCGGAGGAGTACGAGGAGCGCGGGGTCGACTGGGGGCGGCGCGGCAAGCTCCAGGACCTGCTCCTGGAGACCCTGCTCACGGCCTGGACCGGGGAGCCGTTCACGTATCGGGGCCGTACGGTACGGGTCACCCCGCGGCCGTTCACCCGGCCGCATCCGCTGCTGCTGGTCGGGGGTTCGTCGCGGGCGGCGGCGCGGCGGGCGGCCCGGCTCGGGCTGCCGTTCTTCCCGAGCGCGCACCTGCCGGAGCTCGAGACGTACTACCGGGAGCAGTGTGCGGAGTACGGCACGGAGGGCTGGACGATGATGCCGGCGAAGGAGACCCCGCTGCTGCACCTGTCGGAGGATCCGGACCGGACCTGGGCGGAGCACGGGGAGCACTTCCTGCACGAGGCGCGGACGTACGCCTCCTGGCAGTCGAAGGACATCCGCTCGGCGGTGCGGTCGGCGGCGACGACGGTGGCGGAGCTGCGGGCGGAGGGGGTGTACCGGGTCGTCACGCCGGAGGAGTGCGTGGCGCTCGGCCTGGAGAGCCTCGTCCTGCATCCGCTGTGCGGCGGGATGCCGGTCGAGGAGGGGTGGCGGAGCCTGCGGCTGTTCTGCGAGGGCGTACTGCCGCGGCTGGCGGCGTGA
- a CDS encoding cytosine permease, translating to MPHDASDAAGATHDGAMETRGLEPVPDAERTGKVRELFPTWVAANISVLLLTMGAGLVVFNGLNFWQVLVVAVVAPVLSYGIVGLISIAGKRGGAPGMALSRAVFGQRGNLFPGALIWVARWGWETINAVAGAYAVLTVLDLLFGVKSNTLLIVVTLLLFVTCTFLVSGLGINALRVCSKWSTYLFGAFSVLVLVYLVANTDWSAVFGKPAGSTAMMVAGIGTIAAGGISWVPSGPDFTRYLPRTASSRAMVGSTVGGAGIVVLPMVLMGAVMAVSTPDLASAQDPVSFIGELLPMWISVPYLLIALIGMLLINSMSMYSAGFTAQTLGIKVPRAAAVSVNAVISLVFGFLLMVVATSFIGSFISFLTLLAVAFSAWIGVFGVDMLRRRSYDAAALMDTTRTSAYWYRGGFAWQAMTAWGVALLVGLLFTKVDWFSGPLASSWIGENGLGWAATIVVAGVLYAVLPRTASPTATEPAAEIRETVSI from the coding sequence ATGCCCCACGACGCCTCCGATGCCGCAGGCGCGACGCACGACGGCGCCATGGAGACCCGCGGTCTCGAACCCGTCCCCGACGCCGAGCGGACCGGCAAGGTCCGCGAGCTCTTCCCGACCTGGGTGGCGGCCAACATCAGTGTGCTGCTGCTCACGATGGGCGCCGGCCTGGTCGTCTTCAACGGCCTGAACTTCTGGCAGGTCCTGGTCGTGGCGGTCGTCGCGCCGGTCCTCTCGTACGGGATCGTCGGCCTGATCTCGATCGCGGGGAAGCGCGGCGGGGCGCCCGGCATGGCGCTGTCGCGGGCCGTCTTCGGTCAGCGCGGAAACCTTTTTCCCGGTGCGCTGATCTGGGTGGCCCGCTGGGGCTGGGAGACGATCAACGCGGTCGCCGGGGCGTACGCGGTGCTGACCGTCCTCGACCTCCTCTTCGGCGTGAAGTCGAACACGCTTCTCATCGTGGTGACCCTGCTGCTCTTCGTGACCTGCACGTTCCTGGTGTCGGGCCTCGGGATCAACGCGCTGCGGGTGTGCAGCAAGTGGTCGACGTACCTCTTCGGCGCCTTCTCGGTGCTCGTCCTGGTCTATCTGGTGGCGAACACCGACTGGTCGGCGGTCTTCGGCAAGCCGGCCGGTTCGACGGCGATGATGGTCGCGGGCATCGGCACGATCGCGGCCGGCGGCATCAGCTGGGTGCCCTCGGGCCCCGACTTCACCCGCTATCTGCCCCGTACGGCCTCCTCGCGCGCGATGGTCGGCTCGACGGTCGGCGGCGCCGGGATCGTGGTGCTCCCGATGGTGCTGATGGGCGCGGTGATGGCGGTGTCCACGCCGGACCTGGCCTCGGCGCAGGACCCGGTCTCCTTCATCGGCGAGCTGCTTCCGATGTGGATCTCGGTGCCGTATCTGCTGATCGCGCTGATCGGGATGCTGCTGATCAACTCGATGTCGATGTACTCGGCCGGATTCACGGCGCAGACCCTGGGCATCAAGGTGCCGCGGGCGGCGGCGGTGAGCGTGAACGCCGTGATCAGCCTGGTCTTCGGCTTCCTCCTGATGGTCGTGGCGACCAGCTTCATCGGCTCGTTCATCTCCTTCCTGACCCTGCTCGCGGTGGCCTTCTCGGCGTGGATCGGGGTCTTCGGCGTGGACATGCTGCGCCGGCGGTCGTACGACGCGGCGGCGCTCATGGACACCACGCGGACCAGCGCCTACTGGTACCGGGGCGGTTTCGCCTGGCAGGCGATGACGGCCTGGGGCGTGGCGCTGCTCGTGGGTCTGCTGTTCACGAAGGTGGACTGGTTCTCCGGTCCGCTCGCCTCGTCCTGGATCGGTGAGAACGGTCTGGGCTGGGCGGCGACGATCGTGGTCGCGGGCGTGCTGTACGCGGTGCTGCCGCGCACCGCGTCGCCGACCGCGACGGAACCTGCCGCCGAGATCCGCGAGACCGTTTCCATCTGA
- the ftsY gene encoding signal recognition particle-docking protein FtsY — MELILAVVIALVVAVAVTSGLVISGRKKKQLPPAEPPSTAPTITAPPAEPHVGEEAETPREEPRRTVEEVELPAEAAPEAPAPEAPVVEEPLVEEPLAPEIEVPEPTAGRLVRLRARLARSQNSLGKGLLTLLSREHLDEDTWEEIEETLLTADVGVAPTQELVDRLRERVKVLGTRTPDELRGLLREELVALLGDFDRSVKTESPEDTPGVVMVVGVNGTGKTTTTGKLARVLVADGKSVVLGAADTFRAAAADQLQTWGERVGAHTVRGPEGGDPASIAYDAVKEGIAEKADVVLIDTAGRLHTKTGLMDELGKVKRVVEKHGPLDEILLVLDATTGQNGLIQARVFAEVVDITGIVLTKLDGTAKGGIVVAVQRELGVPVKLVGLGEGPDDLAPFEPGAFVDALIGD; from the coding sequence ATGGAACTCATCCTTGCTGTAGTCATCGCTCTCGTCGTCGCGGTCGCCGTGACGAGCGGGCTCGTGATCAGCGGTCGCAAGAAGAAGCAGCTGCCGCCGGCCGAGCCGCCGTCCACCGCGCCGACCATCACCGCTCCGCCCGCAGAGCCGCACGTCGGCGAGGAGGCGGAGACGCCGCGGGAGGAACCGCGCCGCACGGTCGAGGAGGTCGAGCTTCCCGCCGAAGCGGCCCCCGAAGCCCCGGCCCCCGAGGCCCCGGTCGTCGAGGAGCCCCTCGTCGAGGAGCCCCTCGCTCCCGAGATCGAGGTTCCCGAGCCCACCGCCGGCCGTCTCGTACGGCTCCGGGCCCGGCTCGCCCGCTCCCAGAACTCGCTCGGCAAGGGGCTGCTCACGCTCCTGTCCCGCGAGCACCTCGACGAGGACACCTGGGAGGAGATCGAGGAGACCCTCCTCACGGCCGACGTCGGCGTCGCCCCCACCCAGGAGCTCGTCGACCGGCTGCGCGAGCGCGTCAAGGTGCTCGGCACCCGCACCCCCGACGAGCTGCGCGGCCTGCTCCGCGAGGAGCTCGTCGCCCTGCTCGGCGACTTCGACCGCTCGGTGAAGACCGAGAGCCCCGAGGACACCCCGGGCGTGGTCATGGTCGTCGGCGTCAACGGCACCGGCAAGACCACCACCACCGGCAAGCTGGCCCGTGTCCTCGTCGCCGACGGCAAGTCCGTCGTCCTCGGCGCCGCCGACACCTTCCGTGCCGCCGCCGCCGACCAGCTCCAGACCTGGGGCGAGCGCGTCGGCGCCCACACGGTGCGCGGACCGGAGGGCGGCGACCCGGCGTCGATCGCCTACGACGCGGTCAAGGAGGGCATCGCCGAGAAGGCCGACGTCGTCCTCATCGACACCGCCGGCCGGCTCCACACCAAGACCGGCCTCATGGACGAGCTCGGCAAGGTCAAGCGCGTCGTCGAGAAGCACGGCCCGCTCGACGAGATCCTCCTCGTCCTCGACGCCACCACCGGCCAGAACGGCCTGATCCAGGCCCGCGTCTTCGCCGAGGTCGTCGACATCACCGGCATCGTGCTGACCAAGCTCGACGGCACCGCCAAGGGCGGCATCGTCGTCGCCGTCCAGCGCGAGCTGGGCGTCCCGGTCAAGCTGGTCGGCCTGGGCGAGGGCCCGGACGACCTGGCGCCCTTCGAGCCGGGCGCCTTCGTCGACGCCCTGATCGGCGACTGA
- a CDS encoding bifunctional DNA primase/polymerase — MGFTIGGIREMRVGARRRVRTTECTAVAEYTGLWGWDVVPGTRAVSGRCSCGDPACAAPGAHPLSFAEPVPAGAGLDDAVKAWSEYPGAALLLPVGRAFDVIEVAEAAGRRALVRLERMGLPLGPVCATPTGRARFFVAPGAAAELPQLLYRMGWDDADLDLHCLGPGSYVTAPPSDLGGLGPVRWLRPPTLDTAGAPPQARLLLGTLAYICHRTHF, encoded by the coding sequence ATGGGTTTCACGATCGGCGGCATTCGTGAGATGCGGGTCGGCGCACGCCGCCGCGTACGCACCACGGAGTGCACAGCGGTGGCCGAGTACACCGGCCTCTGGGGCTGGGACGTCGTCCCCGGCACGCGGGCCGTCTCCGGCCGGTGCTCCTGCGGTGATCCGGCGTGCGCGGCCCCCGGCGCGCACCCCCTCTCCTTCGCGGAACCGGTCCCGGCGGGCGCCGGCCTCGACGACGCCGTGAAGGCCTGGTCCGAGTACCCGGGCGCGGCCCTGCTCCTCCCGGTCGGCCGCGCCTTCGACGTGATCGAGGTCGCCGAGGCCGCGGGCCGGCGAGCCCTTGTGCGCCTGGAGCGCATGGGGCTTCCCCTCGGCCCGGTGTGCGCGACCCCGACCGGCCGGGCGCGGTTCTTCGTGGCCCCGGGCGCGGCGGCCGAGCTGCCGCAGCTGCTCTACCGGATGGGCTGGGACGACGCCGATCTGGACCTGCACTGCCTGGGCCCGGGGTCCTACGTCACCGCTCCCCCCTCGGACCTGGGCGGGCTCGGGCCGGTGCGCTGGCTGCGGCCGCCGACCCTCGACACGGCGGGCGCGCCGCCCCAGGCCCGGCTGCTGCTCGGCACCCTGGCGTACATCTGTCACCGCACGCACTTCTGA
- a CDS encoding ammonium transporter, which produces MAPAITTLAADAPALSAANTGFMLICSALVMLMTPALAFFYGGMVRVKSTLNMLMMSFISLGIVTILWVLFGFSLAFGTDSGSIIGWSSDYVGLSGIGITELWDGYTIPVYVFAVFQLMFAIITPALISGALADRVKFTAWALFITLWVTLVYFPVAHWVWGTGGWLFEMGVIDFAGGTAVHINAGAAALGVILVIGKRVGFKKDPMRPHSLPLVMLGAGLLWFGWFGFNAGSWLGNDDGVGAVMFVNTQVATAAAMLAWLAYEKIRHGSFTTLGAASGAVAGLVAITPSGGSCSPLGAIAIGAIAGLACAMAVGLKYKFGYDDSLDVVGVHLVGGVIGSLLVGLFATGGVQSKAKGLFYGGGLEQLGKQAVGVFAVLAYSLIASAVLALIIDKTMGMRVSEDDEVSGIDQVEHAETAYDFSGAGGGITGRTTATATTVPSENTKVDA; this is translated from the coding sequence ATGGCACCAGCCATCACGACCCTGGCCGCAGACGCCCCCGCGCTGTCCGCCGCCAACACCGGGTTCATGCTCATCTGCTCCGCCCTGGTCATGCTGATGACCCCGGCGCTCGCCTTCTTCTACGGAGGCATGGTCCGCGTCAAGTCCACCCTCAACATGCTGATGATGAGCTTCATCAGCCTCGGGATCGTCACGATCCTCTGGGTGCTCTTCGGCTTCAGCCTCGCCTTCGGCACCGACTCGGGCTCGATCATCGGCTGGTCCTCCGACTACGTCGGCCTCAGCGGCATCGGCATCACCGAACTCTGGGACGGCTACACCATCCCGGTGTACGTCTTCGCCGTCTTCCAGCTGATGTTCGCGATCATCACGCCCGCGCTCATCAGCGGCGCCCTCGCCGACCGCGTCAAGTTCACCGCCTGGGCCCTCTTCATCACCCTCTGGGTCACGCTCGTCTACTTCCCCGTCGCCCACTGGGTCTGGGGAACGGGCGGCTGGCTCTTCGAGATGGGCGTCATCGACTTCGCCGGCGGCACCGCCGTCCACATCAACGCCGGTGCGGCGGCCCTGGGCGTCATCCTCGTCATCGGCAAGCGCGTGGGCTTCAAGAAGGACCCGATGCGCCCGCACAGCCTCCCGCTGGTCATGCTCGGCGCCGGTCTCCTCTGGTTCGGCTGGTTCGGCTTCAACGCCGGCTCCTGGCTCGGCAACGACGACGGCGTCGGCGCCGTGATGTTCGTCAACACCCAGGTCGCCACCGCCGCCGCCATGCTCGCCTGGCTCGCGTACGAGAAGATCCGCCACGGCTCCTTCACCACCCTCGGCGCCGCCTCCGGCGCGGTCGCCGGACTCGTCGCCATCACCCCGTCCGGCGGCTCCTGCTCCCCGCTCGGCGCGATCGCCATCGGCGCCATCGCCGGTCTGGCCTGCGCCATGGCCGTCGGCCTCAAGTACAAGTTCGGCTACGACGACTCCCTCGACGTCGTCGGCGTCCACCTCGTCGGCGGTGTCATCGGCTCCCTCCTCGTCGGCCTCTTCGCCACCGGCGGCGTCCAGTCCAAGGCCAAGGGCCTCTTCTACGGCGGCGGCCTGGAGCAGCTCGGCAAGCAGGCCGTCGGCGTCTTCGCCGTCCTCGCCTACTCCCTGATCGCCTCCGCGGTCCTCGCCCTGATCATCGACAAGACGATGGGCATGCGGGTCAGCGAGGACGACGAGGTCTCCGGCATCGACCAGGTCGAGCACGCCGAGACCGCGTACGACTTCAGCGGAGCCGGCGGCGGCATCACCGGACGCACCACCGCCACGGCCACGACCGTCCCGAGCGAGAACACGAAGGTGGACGCATGA
- a CDS encoding P-II family nitrogen regulator produces MKLITAVVKPHRLDEIKEALQAFGVQGLTVTEASGYGRQRGHTEVYRGAEYTVDLVPKIRIEVLVEDEDAETLIDVVVKAARTGKIGDGKVWSVPVETAVRVRTGERGPDAL; encoded by the coding sequence ATGAAGCTCATCACCGCGGTCGTGAAGCCGCACCGGCTCGACGAGATCAAGGAGGCCCTCCAGGCCTTCGGCGTGCAGGGCCTCACCGTCACCGAGGCCAGCGGGTACGGACGCCAGCGCGGCCACACCGAGGTCTACCGGGGCGCCGAGTACACCGTCGACCTGGTCCCCAAGATCCGCATAGAGGTCCTCGTCGAGGACGAGGACGCCGAAACGCTCATCGACGTCGTCGTGAAGGCCGCCCGCACCGGCAAGATCGGGGACGGCAAGGTGTGGAGCGTGCCGGTCGAGACCGCCGTACGGGTCCGCACCGGCGAGCGCGGACCGGACGCACTGTAA
- a CDS encoding [protein-PII] uridylyltransferase, with protein sequence MTNLEVSEETEESGPGGYAAARLLLLQEKERPGPPRRAALARLTDDWLAGLFAAAAPPRGTALVAVGGYGRAELSPRSDLDLLLLHDGTADKAAVAALADRIWYPVWDLGLALDHSVRTPAEARATAADDLKVHLGLLDARHVAGDAGLVAALRTTVLADWRNQAPRRLPELDALCRERAERVGELQYLLEPDLKEARGGLRDAQVLRAVAASWLADAPREGLDTARRRLLDARDALHLATGRATDRLALQEQDAVAAELGLLDADTLLREVYEAARTISYATDVTWREVNRVLKARSARPARLRTLLGRNGGAKPPVERTPLAEGVVEMDGEAVLALSARPERDPVLPLRAAAAAAQSALPISLHAVRRLAAAAKPLPVPWPAEAREELVTLLGAGEATVPVWEALEAEGLISRLLPDWERVRCRPQRNPVHTWTVDRHLVETAVRASSLTRRVGRPDLLLVAALLHDIGKGWPGDHSVAGETIARDLAARIGFDRTDTAVIATVVRHHLLLVETATRRDLDDPATVKAVATAVGSLGTLELLHALTEADALATGPAAWSSWRASLVADLVKRVAGVLAGAPLPDPEAAAPSAEQERLAIEALRTGEPVLALRTEPVVAEPEEPEPVGVELLIALPDQPGVLPAVAGVLALHRLTVRAADLRAVDLPSGLGSGSVLVLDWRVAAEYGSLPEAARLRADLVRALDGSLDIPARLAEREAAYPRRRGLAAPPPRVTVAAADSRLATVIEVRAQDAPGLLHRIGRALEGAAVRVRSAHVSTLGANAVDTLYVTRPDGSLLPDEEAIDLARALEEALR encoded by the coding sequence GTGACGAACCTCGAAGTCAGCGAAGAGACCGAAGAATCGGGACCCGGCGGTTACGCGGCGGCCCGGCTGCTCCTCCTCCAGGAGAAGGAGCGGCCCGGGCCGCCGCGCCGTGCCGCCCTCGCCCGGCTCACCGACGACTGGCTGGCCGGCCTCTTCGCCGCCGCCGCACCGCCCCGCGGGACCGCCCTCGTCGCCGTCGGCGGCTACGGGCGCGCCGAACTCTCCCCGCGCAGCGACCTCGACCTCCTCCTGCTCCACGACGGCACCGCCGACAAGGCCGCCGTCGCCGCCCTCGCCGACCGGATCTGGTACCCGGTCTGGGACCTCGGCCTCGCCCTCGACCACTCGGTCCGCACCCCCGCCGAAGCCCGTGCCACCGCCGCCGACGACCTCAAGGTCCACCTCGGCCTCCTCGACGCCCGGCACGTCGCGGGCGATGCCGGACTCGTCGCCGCCCTGCGCACCACCGTCCTCGCCGACTGGCGCAACCAGGCCCCCCGGCGCCTCCCCGAACTCGACGCCCTCTGCCGGGAGCGTGCCGAGCGCGTGGGGGAGCTGCAGTACCTCCTCGAACCCGACCTCAAGGAGGCCAGGGGCGGCCTCCGCGACGCCCAGGTGCTGCGCGCCGTCGCCGCCTCCTGGCTCGCCGACGCCCCCCGCGAAGGCCTCGACACCGCCCGCCGCCGCCTCCTCGACGCCCGCGACGCCCTCCACCTCGCCACCGGCCGCGCCACCGACCGGCTCGCCCTCCAGGAACAGGACGCCGTCGCCGCCGAACTCGGCCTCCTCGACGCCGACACCCTGCTCCGCGAGGTGTACGAGGCCGCCCGGACCATCTCGTACGCCACCGACGTCACCTGGCGCGAGGTCAACCGCGTCCTCAAGGCCCGCTCCGCCCGCCCCGCCCGGCTGCGCACCCTCCTCGGCCGGAACGGCGGCGCGAAACCGCCCGTCGAACGGACCCCGCTCGCCGAGGGCGTCGTCGAGATGGACGGCGAGGCCGTCCTCGCCCTCAGCGCCCGCCCCGAACGCGACCCCGTCCTGCCGCTGCGGGCCGCCGCCGCGGCCGCCCAGTCCGCCCTGCCGATCTCCCTGCACGCCGTACGCCGCCTGGCGGCCGCCGCCAAGCCCCTGCCGGTGCCCTGGCCCGCCGAGGCCCGCGAGGAGCTCGTCACCCTCCTCGGCGCCGGCGAGGCCACCGTCCCCGTCTGGGAGGCCCTGGAGGCCGAAGGGCTCATCAGCCGGCTCCTGCCCGACTGGGAGCGCGTCCGCTGCCGGCCCCAGCGCAACCCCGTCCACACCTGGACCGTCGACCGGCACCTCGTCGAGACCGCCGTACGGGCCTCCTCGCTGACCCGCCGCGTCGGCCGCCCCGACCTCCTCCTCGTCGCCGCCCTCCTCCACGACATCGGCAAGGGCTGGCCCGGCGACCACTCCGTCGCCGGCGAGACCATCGCCCGCGACCTCGCCGCCCGCATCGGCTTCGACCGCACCGACACCGCCGTCATCGCCACCGTCGTCCGCCACCACCTGCTCCTCGTCGAGACCGCCACCCGGCGCGACCTCGACGACCCCGCCACCGTCAAGGCCGTCGCCACCGCCGTCGGCAGCCTCGGCACCCTGGAGCTCCTGCACGCCCTCACCGAGGCCGACGCCCTCGCCACCGGCCCCGCCGCCTGGTCCTCCTGGCGCGCCTCGCTCGTCGCCGACCTGGTCAAACGGGTCGCCGGCGTCCTCGCGGGCGCACCCCTGCCCGATCCCGAGGCCGCCGCGCCCAGCGCCGAACAGGAACGGCTCGCGATCGAGGCCCTGCGCACCGGCGAACCCGTCCTCGCCCTCCGTACCGAACCGGTCGTCGCGGAGCCCGAGGAACCCGAGCCCGTCGGCGTCGAGCTCCTCATCGCCCTGCCCGACCAGCCCGGCGTCCTCCCTGCCGTCGCCGGCGTCCTCGCCCTCCACCGGCTCACCGTCCGCGCCGCCGACCTGCGGGCCGTCGACCTCCCCAGCGGTCTCGGCTCCGGCTCCGTCCTCGTCCTCGACTGGCGTGTCGCCGCCGAGTACGGCTCCCTGCCCGAGGCCGCCCGGCTCCGCGCCGACCTGGTCCGCGCCCTCGACGGCTCCCTCGACATCCCCGCCCGCCTCGCCGAACGCGAGGCCGCCTACCCCCGCCGCCGGGGCCTGGCCGCCCCGCCGCCCCGCGTCACCGTCGCCGCCGCCGACTCCCGCCTCGCCACCGTCATCGAGGTCCGCGCCCAGGACGCCCCCGGCCTGCTCCACCGCATCGGCCGCGCCCTGGAGGGAGCGGCGGTACGGGTGCGGAGCGCCCACGTCTCCACCCTGGGCGCCAACGCCGTCGACACCCTGTACGTGACCCGCCCGGACGGCTCCCTCCTCCCGGACGAGGAGGCGATCGACCTGGCCCGGGCGCTGGAGGAGGCGCTGCGGTGA